Proteins from one Kazachstania africana CBS 2517 chromosome 1, complete genome genomic window:
- the NAT5 gene encoding peptide alpha-N-acetyltransferase subunit NAT5 (similar to Saccharomyces cerevisiae NAT5 (YOR253W); ancestral locus Anc_8.697), translated as MVSGPVSLDDVYENNLGMLAKLVNTNYPNVYQEEFFSELFAKKSTFFTKLAYFNSVPVGTIKCKLHTKKKSDTVLKGLQIEVLTVLKNYLRVDQIREKLLNWAEEECTKHHQHNIYVHVLSENNAEIEWYTTNGFEQEVDAFTRESQIQCTLLKKHLP; from the coding sequence ATGGTATCTGGCCCAGTTTCATTAGATGATGTATATGAGAACAATTTAGGTATGTTGGCCAAATTAGTCAATACCAATTATCCAAATGTTTACCaggaagaatttttcagtgaACTATTTGCCAAAAAATCCACTTTTTTTACTAAATTGGCCTATTTCAATTCTGTCCCTGTGGGTACCATCAAGTGTAAGTTACatacaaagaagaagagtgATACCGTCTTGAAAGGTTTACAAATTGAGGTCCTGACGGTATTGAAGAACTATCTTCGTGTTGACCAGATCAGAGAAAAATTACTTAATTGggcagaagaagaatgcACAAAGCATCATCAGCATAATATTTATGTACATGTATTGTCTGAAAACAATGCTGAGATTGAATGGTACACTACAAACGGCTTTGAGCAAGAAGTGGACGCGTTTACGAGGGAATCTCAAATTCAGTGCACTCTACTAAAGAAACACTTACCATAA
- the KAFR0A03970 gene encoding uncharacterized protein (similar to Saccharomyces cerevisiae MEX67 (YPL169C); ancestral locus Anc_8.699), with translation MNNFHNVNNLNNLAQQKLQSNRVKISIRNWSNAPLQDLLNFISRNIRLTIMNVTTEGPLMVGYVNNMNDAKNLKRFDGSKFAGNNLKIEILDGDNNSTSSTVNLLKSFLYKRYDPNTKMLDLSNLQDDPALVSSGLFNSVSTKSRSFPAMMKIASKENAMIVESVNLAENNLRDLNFVSSLAQTYPKLKNLCLANNQINKLRAMEVWKNKFKHLRELLMINNPITQEKLYKSEMLNVFPRLVVLDNVVVRDEAKLTSIYNLPMQKQQFFFEDNSLGSSSTDFITNFLNLWDFNRSQLLGLYTPQSQFSVSIDSSLPTNSVKVSDQTPSFGYYLPNSRNITKISTPKLIQERLCQDQNQIMNAFNSLPKTKHELLENPSAYSMETVSLPLLNGFIITLHGYFAEIEKPELENKKPTSGKARRFNTGYSSNNNKKLSKKSFDRTWVIVPVGDSVVIASDLLTIRPYAFGSWEISGSAKTLQLPPEIQAKLNTEQLLLLEKLHSETKLTAEYTYMLAEQSKWEYNMAVATFQNNANNLPPNAFV, from the coding sequence ATGAACAACTTTCACAACGTAAATAATCTGAATAATCTAGCACAACAAAAGCTTCAGTCTAATAGAGTAAAAATTTCTATTAGAAATTGGTCAAATGCTCCCTTACAAGATCTATTAAATTTCATTAGTCGTAATATTAGATTGACAATCATGAATGTCACCACAGAAGGTCCATTAATGGTGGGTTATGTGAATAACATGAACGATgcaaagaatttgaagaggTTTGACGGTTCCAAGTTTGCTGGTAATAAcctcaaaattgaaattttagatGGTGACAATAATTCGACATCGAGTACTGTGAACCTTCTGAAATCTTTTCTGTATAAAAGATATGATCCAAATACAAAGATGCTTGATTTATCGAATCTTCAAGATGATCCAGCTTTGGTTTCAAGTGGGTTGTTCAACTCTGTATCTACAAAATCCAGATCTTTCCCAGCTATGATGAAAATTgcttcaaaagaaaatgctaTGATTGTGGAAAGTGTAAATTTAGCTGAAAATAACCTAAGGGACCTGAACTTTGTCTCTTCACTGGCCCAAACATACCCAAAGTTGAAGAATCTTTGTTTAGCCaacaatcaaatcaataagCTCAGGGCAATGGAAGTCtggaaaaataaatttaaacACCTAAGAGAGCTGTTAATGATTAACAATCCAATAACCCAGGAGAAGCTCTACAAATCTGAGATGCTCAATGTGTTTCCAAGGTTGGTAGTACTTGATAACGTTGTTGTCAGGGATGAGGCAAAACTAACTTCCATATACAACTTACCCATGCAGAAACagcaatttttctttgaagataataGCTTAGGCTCTTCATCCACGGATTTTATTACAAACTTTCTGAATTTGTGGGATTTTAACAGATCACAACTGCTGGGCTTGTATACCCCTCAGTCACAATTTTCTGTTTCCATAGATTCCTCATTACCTACCAATAGCGTAAAAGTCTCTGATCAAACTCCATCCTTTGGCTACTACCTTCCAAACTCTCgtaatattacaaaaatatCTACTCCAAAATTAATACAAGAAAGGCTATGTCAAGATCagaatcaaataatgaatgcCTTTAATTCACTTCCAAAGACAAAGCATGAGCTCTTAGAGAACCCAAGTGCATATTCGATGGAGACTGTGTCACTACCACTATTGAATGGATTTATAATTACTCTGCATGGTTACTTTGCTGAAATCGAGAAGCCtgaacttgaaaataagaaacCTACGTCGGGAAAAGCCAGGAGATTTAACACTGGATATAGCTCCAACAATAATAAGAAgttatcaaaaaaatcattcGATAGAACCTGGGTTATTGTCCCAGTTGGTGACTCTGTAGTAATTGCATCTGATTTATTAACGATAAGACCCTATGCATTTGGATCCTGGGAAATTTCCGGATCTGCCAAGACACTTCAACTCCCACCAGAAATCCAAGCCAAGCTAAATACGGAACAGCTACTACTTTTAGAGAAACTGCATTCAGAGACAAAACTGACTGCAGAATATACATACATGCTAGCAGAACAGAGTAAGTGGGAATACAACATGGCCGTAGCgacatttcaaaataatgcCAACAATTTACCGCCAAATGCATTtgtttaa
- the TRE2 gene encoding putative zinc metalloprotease (similar to Saccharomyces cerevisiae TRE2 (YOR256C) and TRE1 (YPL176C); ancestral locus Anc_8.702) → MSSGGFHRLCSAHDRTIPEDVDSIDLSLDLDEGNVGVHPDFANTELELDIDLEDPLANSMHFEESYPDGPGINTKIKKVRDVFIENVVIPLRDKVIYPTMHFNSTLYSRIDYGLDYVYRPLPLQRLFYICLMCIITFFISRDSNLNNSMNGSRQYITHYTFSEHHSYLNYTHQTIDLAKFETDLEYLFRIPHRSGTKGDLLIKDYLTHSFKKNQLGSVEEFKIQAYANYPDSTNSSLSFSRENDEILQIDLNDSNFSPLTMNGYVENANLLYGNKGTFNQLKEMEAKGLLDDDFVLLLDYDIVVSEQILLAQNFGAKGVLFISDASEDNDAIDGKPAGISQFHSGDVLSPNWSSSNLKKISLNESTAIAQIPVLPLSHKQGLLILSELSEGGVLFDNGRTSGVSYDVTVNLNVSSIVKERQASYNVIGKIEGREQSEKGIIVAASRLSNFGTACLLSLCQILQQIKFKYDWIPLRNIYLISFAGTEFNFAGSTEFFEFNSLSILKEIYSFVDISKLGLMDEMKIQSHPLLQTLFKEISPLANISLNDTNVVHEYGDWTPFMANGIPVTVLSSVNAAEDFGQIHYELKDPPKQEALRSLLVFVADKTIQLANNPIIPFDVANYVDVVTDMLQTLETQHHTILKFTTLVRNMLKWKKISSDWKLWIRYWSNAMNNHRLSSETRLVATNRWSWNIKMSNIGKHTVNELGLPFNREFYKNVMFGPPLWHGNVAENWFLPSLQDALLIEDYVSAQEQIESIGKALDKASTTFIDEANNVKY, encoded by the coding sequence ATGTCTTCAGGAGGCTTCCACAGACTTTGTTCAGCGCATGACCGTACTATCCCTGAAGATGTAGATTCTATCGATCTATCATTGGATCTAGATGAAGGAAATGTTGGTGTGCATCCTGACTTTGCAAATACCGAACTAGAGCTTGATATAGATCTAGAGGATCCTCTAGCAAATTCAATGCACTTTGAAGAATCTTATCCCGATGGGCCTGGTATTAATacaaagataaagaaagtTAGGGACGTCTTTATTGAGAACGTAGTAATTCCACTACGAGATAAAGTTATCTATCCAACAATGCATTTTAATTCTACATTATATAGTCGTATCGACTACGGTTTGGATTATGTGTATAGGCCCTTGCCTTTGCAAAGATTATTCTACATATGTTTGATGTGCATAATTACATTCTTCATTTCAAGAGATTCGAACCTAAATAACTCAATGAATGGTTCACGTCAGTATATCACACATTATACATTTTCAGAACATCACTCGTATCTGAATTATACACATCAAACTATCGATTTGgccaaatttgaaactgACCTGGAATATCTTTTCCGAATCCCACACCGTTCTGGTACGAAAGGTGATTTATTAATCAAAGATTACCTCACACACTCCTTCAAGAAAAACCAATTAGGTtctgttgaagaattcaaaatacAAGCGTACGCAAATTATCCCGATAGTACAAACTCGTCATTAAGTTTTTCcagagaaaatgatgaaatcttACAGATTGATTTAAATGACTCCAATTTTAGTCCGCTTACAATGAATGGATATGTTGAAAATGCTAATTTATTATACGGAAATAAGGGCACATTCAATCAGTTGAAGGAAATGGAAGCTAAAGGGCTGTtggatgatgattttgtcTTACTCCTTGATTATGATATTGTCGTTAGTGAGCAAATTCTCTTGgctcaaaattttggagCCAAAGGTGTCCTTTTCATTTCTGATGCCtctgaagataatgatgCGATTGATGGTAAGCCAGCAGGAATATCTCAATTTCATTCAGGAGATGTGTTGAGTCCCAATTGGTCAAgttcaaatttaaagaaaatatcgTTAAATGAATCTACAGCTATAGCTCAGATACCTGTTTTACCTTTATCTCACAAGCAAGGActattgattttatcagAGCTTTCTGAAGGAGGGGTTTTATTCGATAATGGTAGGACTAGTGGTGTTTCTTATGACGTTACAGTTAATTTAAATGTTAGTTCTATCGTGAAGGAGAGGCAAGCTTCCTACAATGTGATCGGTAAAATAGAAGGAAGAGAACAATCAGAAAAGGGAATTATAGTAGCAGCTTCAAggttatcaaattttggtaCGGCCTGCCTTCTAAGCCTTTGTCAAATTTTACAACAAATTAAGTTTAAGTACGATTGGATACCCTTGaggaatatatatttaatatcCTTTGCAGGTACCGAATTTAATTTTGCTGGGTCTActgaattctttgaatttaattCACTGTCTATATTAAAGgaaatttattcatttgtGGACATTTCAAAACTAGGTCTCATGGATGAAATGAAGATTCAATCCCATCCTTTGTTGCAGACCCTCTTTAAAGAAATCTCCCCATTAGCTAACATTAGTTTGAATGACACTAATGTTGTACACGAATACGGTGATTGGACACCTTTTATGGCCAATGGTATTCCAGTTACAGTACTTTCTAGTGTTAATGCCGCCGAGGATTTCGGTCAAATTCATTATGAGCTAAAGGACCCACCTAAGCAGGAAGCTTTGAGGTCATTATTAGTATTTGTGGCGGATAAAACAATTCAATTAGCAAATAATCCAATTATACCTTTTGATGTAGCTAACTACGTTGATGTTGTTACCGATATGTTGCAAACTCTTGAAACACAACACCAcacaattttgaagtttaCAACTCTTGTTAGAAACATGCTgaaatggaagaaaatTAGTAGTGACTGGAAATTATGGATCAGATATTGGAGTAATGCAATGAATAATCATAGATTGAGCAGTGAGACAAGATTAGTGGCGACGAATCGTTGGAGTTGGAACATTAAGATGAGTAATATCGGAAAACATACTGTGAATGAATTAGGATTACCATTTAACCGTGAATTTTACAAGAATGTTATGTTTGGACCACCATTATGGCATGGTAACGTCGCTGAAAATTGGTTCCTTCCAAGTCTACAGGATGCGTTACTTATTGAAGATTATGTTAGCGCACAAGAACAAATCGAATCCATAGGGAAGGCTCTAGATAAAGCTTCTACTACATTTATTGATGAGGCAAATAATGTAAAATATtaa
- the CDC31 gene encoding centrin (similar to Saccharomyces cerevisiae CDC31 (YOR257W); ancestral locus Anc_8.705), producing MNRQTNAGLGGLSASSPSPKNKLNPTVNTPLNNELLDEQKQEIYEAFSLFDMNNDGYLDYHEFKVATRALGFNLDKQRLLEIMNEYDRNGDGRHLIYYDDFYVVMGQLIIDRDPLDEIKRAFQLFDDDNTGKISFKNLRRVAKELGENLTEQELRAMIDEFDLDGDGEINEEEFIAICTDS from the coding sequence ATGAATAGACAAACAAACGCGGGACTAGGTGGGTTATCAGCCTCGAGTCCATCTCCTAAGAATAAACTGAATCCCACGGTGAATACTCCTTTAAATAATGAGCTGCTGGATGAACAGAAGCAAGAAATTTACGAAGCATTTTCACTCTTCGATATGAATAATGATGGATATCTAGATTACCATGAATTTAAAGTAGCAACTAGAGCGTTGGGATTTAACTTAGATAAGCAGAGATTACTGGAGATCATGAATGAATACGACAGGAATGGCGATGGACGCCATCTTATTTACTATGATGATTTCTATGTCGTCATGGGACAACTAATAATAGACAGAGATCCACTGGATGAAATTAAGAGAGCATTCCAattatttgatgatgaCAATACTGGGAAGATctctttcaagaatttgagGAGAGTGGCCAAGGAATTAGGTGAAAATTTAACTGAACAAGAATTGAGGGCTATGATTGACGAATTCGATCTTGATGGTGATGGGGAAATCaacgaagaagaattcattGCAATTTGCACTGATAGTTGA
- the HNT3 gene encoding DNA 5'-adenosine monophosphate hydrolase (similar to Saccharomyces cerevisiae HNT3 (YOR258W); ancestral locus Anc_8.707) translates to MSWKAALTPYLNHPEAYSKETILFYDTNVVIINDAFPKSTFHLLVIPRNKVLTKKHPAVALTESEKNRLEPYIDIATKYVYDKFMKKYKVKGKQLNKESFIEQFIKVGVHSIPSMNNLHIHVITNDFYSDRLKNKKHYNSFNSNFFINWEELPFSEIPDPKVVEKEYIKNKDLVCCYCENNFGNKFAQLKSHLKEEFNDCFIKK, encoded by the coding sequence ATGTCGTGGAAAGCTGCATTGACTCCCTATTTAAACCATCCGGAAGCGTATTCGAAAGAAACAATATTATTCTACGACACAAACGTGGTAATAATCAATGATGCCTTCCCCAAGTCCacttttcatcttttggTTATACCACGAAATAAAGTATTGACCAAGAAACATCCAGCGGTTGCATTGACTgaatctgaaaaaaatagacTGGAGCCATACATAGACATTGCAACAAAGTACGTATACGATAAGTTCATGAAGAAATACAAGGTTAAAGGGAAGCAATTAAATAAAGAATCATTTATCGAACAATTCATAAAGGTTGGCGTCCATAGTATACCTTCCATGAATAATCTACATATTCACGTAATTACGAACGATTTTTACTCTGATAggttgaaaaataagaagcattataattcattcaacagcaatttttttatcaattggGAGGAATTACCATTTTCTGAAATACCTGACCCCAAAGTTGTTGAAAAGGAATACATCAAGAATAAAGATTTGGTATGTTGTTATTGTGAGAATAATTTTGGGAATAAATTTGCACAATTGAAGTCGCATcttaaagaagaatttaatgattGTTTCATTAAAAAGTAA
- the RPT4 gene encoding proteasome regulatory particle base subunit RPT4 (similar to Saccharomyces cerevisiae RPT4 (YOR259C); ancestral locus Anc_8.708), translated as MSEEQDPLLAALNTEEGNNNDATNEQTVPEPVIDPVVEARNKALNQFKKKLLEHRRYDEQLKNRRQNIRDLEKLYDKTENDIKALQSIGQLIGEVMKELNEEKYIVKASSGPRYIVGVRNSVDRSRLKKGVRVTLDITTLTIMRILPRETDPLVYNMTSFEQGEISFNGIGGLTEQIRELREVIELPLKNPEIFQRVGIKPPKGVLLYGPPGTGKTLLAKAVSATIGANFIFSPASGIVDKYIGESARIIREMFAYAKEHEPCIIFMDEIDAIGGRRFSEGTSADREIQRTLMELLTQMDGFDNLGQTKIIMATNRPDTLDPALLRPGRLDRKIEIPLPNEAGRLEIFKIHTANVKKVGEFDFEAAVKMSDGFNGADIRNCVTEAGFFAIRDDRDHIIPEDLMKAVRKVSEVKKLEGTLEYQKL; from the coding sequence ATGAGTGAGGAACAAGATCCATTATTAGCCGCCTTAAATACTGAAGAAGGCAACAATAATGACGCAACTAATGAACAAACTGTACCAGAACCGGTGATCGATCCAGTGGTTGAGGCACGTAACAAGGCATTGAAccaattcaagaagaaattactAGAGCATAGACGTTATGATgaacaattaaaaaatcGCCGCCAAAATATACGagatttagaaaaattgtATGATAAGacagaaaatgatattaaagCATTGCAATCAATTGGCCAATTGATTGGGGAAGTCATGAAGGAATTAAATGAAGAGAAGTATATTGTCAAAGCATCATCGGGCCCAAGATATATTGTTGGTGTTAGAAATTCAGTTGATCGCTCtagattgaaaaaaggTGTCAGAGTCACACTTGATATTACTACATTAACCATCATGAGAATATTGCCACGTGAAACGGATCCCTTGGTTTATAATATGACCAGTTTTGAACAAggtgaaatttcatttaatggTATCGGTGGTCTTACAGAGCAAATTAGGGAATTAAGAGAAGTTATTGAGTTACCTCTAAAGAACCctgaaattttccaaagagTCGGTATCAAACCTCCTAAAGGTGTTCTATTATATGGCCCACCAGGTACTGGTAAGACTTTATTAGCTAAAGCGGTATCAGCCACAATTGGTGccaatttcatcttctccCCAGCATCTGGTATTGTCGACAAATATATTGGTGAATCTGCAAGAATCATTAGAGAAATGTTTGCCTACGCAAAGGAACATGAACCttgtattatttttatggatgaaattgatgctATTGGTGGTAGAAGATTTAGTGAAGGTACATCAGCAGATCGTGAAATTCAGCGTACTCTAATGGAATTATTGACTCAAATGGATGGTTTCGATAATTTAGGACAAACTAAAATTATTATGGCAACAAATAGACCGGATACACTAGATCCTGCTTTATTGAGACCTGGTAGACTGgatagaaaaattgaaatccCATTACCAAATGAGGCTGGCAGGctggaaattttcaagattcATACTGCAAATGTTAAAAAGGTAGGCGAATTCGATTTTGAAGCTGCTGTCAAAATGAGTGATGGATTCAATGGTGCAGATATTCGTAACTGTGTCACGGAAGCTGGGTTTTTCGCCATTAGAGACGATCGTGATCATATCATCCCTGAAGATCTAATGAAAGCTGTAAGAAAGGTCTCAGAAGTTAAGAAATTGGAAGGTACATtagaatatcaaaaattatag